The genomic segment TTAGTAATATTTTCACGTTTCGACAATGGATTTATAATAGGTATATCGTATCGCTGAGCAAATTTGGCAGCGACCGAAAAAGTGTGTATAAACAAGGGACCAACAATTAAGTCCATATTTTTCATTTCTTCTTTTTTCAAAATCGCTTCAATTTTGCCGGTTCCCTTTTGTTGGTCGGCATCGTAGACGAATAATTTAATTTTTAGTCCGTGTTGCACAAGCGAATCGACTGCAAGAGTGAAACCACCGTAAAACTGCATAAATTGGTAGAAAGTGCTGTTAGGGTCGTTTATTTCTTGCTCTGATGCTGAATAGTTTTCGACATCAAAAGGCAACAGCAAGGCGACTTTAAAAACATTATCATGGTTTCTTGGATTGTAGTACTCCGATTCAAACAGATTTTGAACAAAACCGTCTTTGTTTTTACCAATTTCGAGTATAGGAGCTATTTTTGAACCTTTGTCGGGTCTTATTTTCAATATCATTCCGGCTTTTAAGCCATCTTTAAGTTGTGGATTAAGAATTATAAGAGAATCTATTGAAACATTATATGTGTTTGCTATTCTGAATAGTGTTTGTTTGGGTTGAACAAGAATGCAGTTTTCGGGAATTTCAGACTTTATTACAAGTGGGTCTATTGCAGGTACAACAACTATTGCCGAATCTTTTTGTTGATGCTTTGGTTTTTCAACGACTGTACCTTCGGTTTTCAAAACCCAATTGTTTGAAGGCGGAATATTAACTATCGTACCTTTTTTAAGCCTTTTTAGGTCTGGGTTTGCCTTAAGCAACGATTCGGTGGTAATATTAAACTTTCGAGCAATACCGTCGAATGAATCTTGCTTTTTAGCTTTGTAAGTAACAAATTCTTGTATGGTATCGACTGTGGCTTTGGTAAAATCGGGAACAACTATTTTCTTTTCTTTTACACTTTTTGCTTCCTTAGGTTCATTAACTGTTAAAGTCGTATTCTTCTGATTTTGTGGTATTTTCAGAGCCTGAAATTCTGAAACTTCGCCTTTCAAAAAATCGTTTTCCCGCCTAATCTCATCAACAGTAACTTGATAGGCATCTGCAATCTTATCAATAGTTTCTCCCTTTTTTACAAAGTGCATATAGTAAGGTTTTCCTTTGTAATGCTCAATAATCGTCGATTTTTCAACCTTAACATTTTGTGAAAATAGTTGAGTAGCCGACAGATTAACAGCAAGAAACAAACAGATTAATAGTTTTGCAGATAATTTCATTTTACAAATTATATTACTTACAAATTTACGGCAAAATTACGATATTATTTGATAATAATCTCATCAAAAAAGAACCACGATTTTCCGCCTGCGGCATAATGCCAATCGGGCATAATTTTCGTGCCTTTAACGTCAAAACTAACGTATTTAATGTTATTAAATTTACCCGTAAAAACGAAGTCTTTGATGTTTTCTTCGTCTTTTTGAATCAATCCGGGCGCATATTTGCCGACAGATGTATAGTTAATTCCATCTTCCGAAACCAAACACTCTATCGATTGCGGATGCA from the Lentimicrobiaceae bacterium genome contains:
- a CDS encoding LysM peptidoglycan-binding domain-containing protein; translated protein: MKLSAKLLICLFLAVNLSATQLFSQNVKVEKSTIIEHYKGKPYYMHFVKKGETIDKIADAYQVTVDEIRRENDFLKGEVSEFQALKIPQNQKNTTLTVNEPKEAKSVKEKKIVVPDFTKATVDTIQEFVTYKAKKQDSFDGIARKFNITTESLLKANPDLKRLKKGTIVNIPPSNNWVLKTEGTVVEKPKHQQKDSAIVVVPAIDPLVIKSEIPENCILVQPKQTLFRIANTYNVSIDSLIILNPQLKDGLKAGMILKIRPDKGSKIAPILEIGKNKDGFVQNLFESEYYNPRNHDNVFKVALLLPFDVENYSASEQEINDPNSTFYQFMQFYGGFTLAVDSLVQHGLKIKLFVYDADQQKGTGKIEAILKKEEMKNMDLIVGPLFIHTFSVAAKFAQRYDIPIINPLSKRENITNGNSKVIKVQPLYNSIGYVVSNYIQNHYSETVNVVLVDNNEENYKSCISQIANSTNNNRYYTTTYSVVSYKNGGISGVVGKLKPNIKNLIIYFTNDKEKVKEFVSLLYSRKGNYIIDLAGFDEWDRIDVNTNFLTDFNYTQFSTYYVNHELPKVKDFNYKFKDKFNAFPVDRQLPYLGYDIGMFFLNTLYYFNSKNTDSYSNIYYKGLSTDFYFTKSNSNNGLENYGIKILKISDNQLVED